The Miltoncostaea oceani genome includes a region encoding these proteins:
- a CDS encoding DUF2469 family protein, translated as MSHTDELEEYDAELELRLKREYADVFPLFRFCVLTQEATYLCNRFERDFMPQASYPFFHITMEDVWVWDKNRPTRIIPRVEIYTTQDVTVEILKGDAPATPDEPAA; from the coding sequence ATGTCCCACACCGACGAGCTCGAGGAGTACGACGCCGAGCTCGAGCTGAGGCTCAAGCGGGAGTACGCCGACGTCTTCCCGCTGTTCCGCTTCTGCGTCCTCACGCAGGAGGCGACGTACCTCTGCAACCGCTTCGAGCGGGACTTCATGCCGCAGGCGTCCTACCCCTTCTTCCACATCACGATGGAGGACGTCTGGGTGTGGGACAAGAACCGCCCGACGCGCATCATCCCGCGCGTCGAGATCTACACGACGCAGGACGTCACGGTCGAGATCCTGAAGGGGGACGCGCCCGCGACCCCCGACGAACCCGCCGCCTGA
- the folK gene encoding 2-amino-4-hydroxy-6-hydroxymethyldihydropteridine diphosphokinase — MSARYWLGLGANLGDRRAALEAALGRLAVRHTLEAVSGAWETAPREVTDQPAFLNAAARIASDLAPPALLDAVKEMERELGRAPGGIRFGPRAIDCDLLLWDGGEWHDARLDIPHPRLHERRFALLPVLEIDPSIALPDGRALASLAAALDPVEQPAERVPGALVPAREPGGGAL; from the coding sequence GTGAGCGCGCGCTACTGGCTCGGGCTCGGGGCGAACCTCGGCGACCGCCGCGCCGCCCTCGAGGCGGCCCTCGGCCGGCTCGCCGTCCGGCACACGCTGGAGGCCGTCAGCGGCGCCTGGGAGACCGCGCCGCGCGAGGTCACCGACCAGCCGGCGTTCCTCAACGCCGCCGCCCGCATCGCCTCCGACCTCGCGCCGCCCGCGCTGCTCGACGCGGTGAAGGAGATGGAGCGGGAGCTCGGCCGCGCCCCCGGTGGCATCCGCTTCGGGCCCCGCGCGATCGACTGCGACCTGCTGCTCTGGGACGGCGGGGAGTGGCACGACGCCCGCCTCGACATCCCCCACCCCCGCCTGCACGAACGGCGGTTCGCGCTGCTGCCGGTGCTCGAGATCGACCCGTCCATCGCGCTCCCCGACGGTCGCGCGCTGGCGTCGCTCGCCGCCGCGCTCGACCCCGTCGAGCAGCCTGCCGAGCGGGTTCCCGGCGCCCTCGTGCCCGCCCGGGAGCCCGGAGGGGGCGCGCTATGA
- the folB gene encoding dihydroneopterin aldolase: protein MSDDRLTVSLTGLEAFGRHGVYPAETDLGQRFVVDVTMTLAASTATLSDGLGDTVDYAALADAVVAIVAGPPVKLIERLAGLIADRALAEPGVAAVEVTVHKPHVAIPHTLSGASVTLRRVATPPA, encoded by the coding sequence ATGAGCGACGACCGGCTGACCGTGTCCCTGACGGGTCTCGAGGCCTTCGGGCGCCACGGCGTCTACCCCGCCGAGACCGACCTGGGGCAGCGCTTCGTGGTCGACGTGACCATGACCCTCGCCGCGTCGACGGCGACCCTGTCCGACGGCCTCGGCGACACCGTCGACTACGCGGCGCTCGCCGACGCCGTCGTCGCGATCGTCGCCGGCCCACCCGTGAAGCTGATCGAGCGCCTCGCCGGGCTGATCGCCGACCGCGCACTCGCCGAGCCGGGCGTCGCCGCCGTCGAGGTGACGGTCCACAAGCCCCACGTCGCGATCCCCCACACCCTCAGCGGCGCCTCCGTCACGCTGCGCCGCGTCGCGACCCCGCCGGCGTGA
- the folP gene encoding dihydropteroate synthase — protein sequence MADPLSWLDPPCVMGILNVTPDSLWGGDGPLPATDAVARLRAMAADGAAICDVGAESTRPGADPVPPEEQLARLAGVLTAVRDDPPPIALSIDTSSAAVAAAALDAGAALVNDVTAGRGDPAMLPLVAERGAAICLVHMRGDPRTMQSDPRYGDVVGEVRDHLARRLDAAVDAGIPEEHVILDPGLGFGKRLEHNLALLAGVPALAALGRPVLIGVSRKSMFAALLGREVGERMPASVAAGLAAVARGAAVLRVHDVRETHDALAVWRAVEEAG from the coding sequence GTGGCCGACCCCCTCTCCTGGCTGGACCCCCCGTGCGTCATGGGGATCCTCAACGTCACCCCCGACTCCCTCTGGGGGGGTGACGGCCCGCTGCCCGCGACGGACGCCGTCGCGCGCCTCCGGGCGATGGCGGCCGACGGCGCCGCGATCTGCGACGTCGGCGCGGAGAGCACCCGGCCCGGTGCCGACCCGGTGCCCCCGGAGGAGCAGCTCGCCCGCCTCGCCGGCGTCCTCACCGCCGTCCGCGACGACCCGCCGCCGATCGCGCTCTCCATCGACACGTCCTCCGCCGCCGTCGCGGCCGCCGCCCTCGACGCGGGCGCGGCGCTCGTCAACGACGTCACCGCCGGCCGCGGCGACCCCGCGATGCTGCCCCTCGTCGCCGAGCGCGGCGCCGCGATCTGCCTCGTCCACATGCGGGGCGACCCCCGCACGATGCAGTCCGACCCCCGCTACGGCGACGTCGTCGGCGAGGTGCGCGACCACCTCGCACGCCGCCTGGACGCGGCCGTCGACGCCGGCATCCCCGAGGAGCACGTGATCCTCGACCCCGGCCTCGGGTTCGGGAAGCGCCTCGAGCACAACCTCGCCCTCCTCGCCGGCGTCCCCGCACTCGCGGCGCTCGGGCGCCCCGTGCTGATCGGCGTGTCGCGCAAGAGCATGTTCGCCGCGCTCCTCGGCCGCGAGGTGGGGGAGCGCATGCCCGCCTCCGTCGCCGCCGGGCTGGCCGCCGTCGCCCGCGGCGCCGCGGTGCTGCGGGTGCACGACGTCCGGGAGACCCACGACGCCCTCGCCGTCTGGCGGGCGGTGGAGGAGGCGGGATGA
- a CDS encoding HD domain-containing phosphohydrolase, protein MGERLRLADLLGGLSIATDLGFGLPPEEAMRSCLLATALARRVGLTEAEVSDAFYTALLGHVGCPALSHETAAVFGDERRVTAAAAAVHLADPAEIAAGLVPALLEGVPSADRGRVARYVAEHGTEFGRMYDTGSCEVARATARRLGLGAGVERALHEIGEWWNGGGAPQGLRGDDIAVVARIAQVAADAARLDHLRGPDAAVAALRRRAGGVLDPGIVGALVADGTRMLAGSRAGDPRTRMLEVEPTPHREYPRARLPAIAAAFGDLADLKTPFTHGHSAAVARLSRAAGERIGLDPAAVASLEVAAHLHDLGRLAVSNVVWEKPGRLTGGEWEQVRMHAYHSERILATSEALAPLARLAGMHHERLDGSGYHRGCGARDLPVAARVLAAADACAAMTQDRPHRPALGAEAAADALAGEARAGRLDHDAVTGVLDALADRPPRRGRRPGPGGLSAREVEVVRLVAAGCSNAAIAERLVISRRTAEHHVQHVYGKLGVSSRAAVALFAHEHDLLATAV, encoded by the coding sequence GTGGGCGAACGGCTGCGTCTCGCCGACCTGCTCGGCGGCCTCTCCATCGCGACGGACCTCGGCTTCGGCCTCCCTCCGGAGGAGGCGATGCGGAGCTGCCTCCTCGCCACCGCGCTCGCCCGCCGCGTCGGGCTCACCGAGGCCGAGGTGTCCGACGCCTTCTACACCGCCCTCCTCGGGCACGTCGGGTGCCCCGCCCTCTCCCACGAGACGGCGGCGGTCTTCGGCGACGAACGCCGCGTGACCGCCGCGGCGGCGGCGGTCCACCTGGCCGACCCCGCCGAGATCGCGGCGGGCCTCGTGCCCGCGCTGCTGGAGGGCGTGCCGAGCGCCGACCGGGGGCGGGTCGCCCGCTACGTGGCCGAGCACGGGACGGAGTTCGGCCGCATGTACGACACCGGGTCCTGCGAGGTGGCTCGCGCAACGGCCCGGCGCCTCGGCCTCGGCGCCGGCGTCGAGCGGGCCCTCCACGAGATCGGCGAGTGGTGGAACGGCGGCGGGGCGCCGCAGGGGCTGCGCGGGGACGACATCGCCGTCGTGGCCCGCATCGCCCAGGTCGCGGCCGACGCCGCGCGCCTGGACCACCTGCGCGGGCCCGACGCCGCGGTGGCGGCGCTGCGGCGCCGGGCCGGTGGCGTGCTCGACCCGGGGATCGTCGGGGCCCTGGTGGCCGACGGGACGCGCATGCTCGCCGGGTCCCGTGCGGGCGATCCGCGTACCCGCATGCTCGAGGTGGAGCCGACGCCCCACCGCGAGTACCCCCGCGCACGGCTCCCCGCCATCGCCGCCGCGTTCGGGGACCTCGCGGACCTGAAGACGCCCTTCACCCACGGGCACTCGGCGGCGGTCGCGCGGCTCAGCCGGGCCGCCGGGGAGCGCATCGGCCTCGACCCCGCCGCGGTCGCGTCCCTCGAGGTGGCGGCCCACCTCCACGACCTGGGCCGCCTCGCCGTCTCGAACGTGGTGTGGGAGAAGCCCGGCCGGTTGACCGGGGGTGAGTGGGAGCAGGTGCGGATGCACGCCTACCACTCCGAGCGGATCCTCGCGACGTCGGAGGCCCTCGCCCCGCTCGCCCGGCTGGCGGGCATGCACCACGAGCGGCTCGACGGGTCGGGGTACCACCGGGGCTGCGGGGCCCGGGACCTGCCGGTCGCCGCCCGGGTCCTCGCCGCGGCGGACGCCTGCGCGGCGATGACCCAGGACAGGCCGCACCGGCCGGCGCTCGGCGCCGAGGCCGCCGCCGACGCCCTCGCGGGGGAGGCGCGCGCGGGCCGGCTCGACCACGATGCGGTGACCGGCGTCCTCGACGCTCTCGCGGACCGGCCGCCGCGGCGTGGCCGGCGGCCGGGTCCGGGGGGCCTGAGCGCGCGCGAGGTCGAGGTGGTGCGGCTGGTCGCCGCGGGGTGCTCGAACGCCGCGATCGCGGAGCGCCTCGTCATCTCGCGGCGGACGGCCGAGCACCACGTCCAGCACGTCTACGGGAAGCTCGGCGTGTCCAGTCGCGCCGCCGTCGCGCTGTTCGCCCACGAACACGACCTCCTCGCCACCGCCGTCTGA
- a CDS encoding alpha/beta fold hydrolase — translation MNHRIRSVRLSTGVRLEYVEHGDPRGVPLVLLHGYSDSLHSFAPLMRHLPPSLRVVAPSQRGHGDSDRPAAGYGPEVFASDAVALLDALGIDRAVVLGHSGGSYAAQYVAIGAPERTLGLVLVGAFRSMRDIEGVDGLREAVAGLGDPVDPGFVRDFQASTLTRPVPPGFFAMVVSESRKLPAAVWRAYLEDSLAAEVPTERGPVMAPTLILWGDRDAYARRADQEALADVIPDAELVVYEGTGHVPHWEEPARAAADVAAFARRVAADAEPARRPVIAG, via the coding sequence ATGAACCACCGCATCCGCTCCGTCCGCCTGTCCACCGGCGTCCGCCTGGAGTACGTCGAGCACGGCGACCCGCGCGGCGTCCCCCTCGTGTTGCTCCACGGCTACAGCGACTCGCTGCACTCGTTCGCTCCGCTGATGCGGCACCTGCCCCCGTCCCTCCGCGTCGTCGCGCCCAGCCAGCGCGGCCACGGCGACTCGGACCGGCCGGCGGCCGGTTACGGGCCCGAGGTGTTCGCATCCGACGCGGTCGCCCTGCTGGACGCGCTCGGCATCGACCGCGCCGTCGTCCTCGGGCACTCGGGGGGCAGCTACGCCGCGCAGTACGTCGCGATCGGGGCCCCGGAGCGCACGCTCGGCCTCGTCCTGGTCGGCGCGTTCCGGTCGATGCGCGACATCGAGGGCGTCGACGGCCTGCGCGAGGCCGTCGCGGGCCTCGGCGACCCGGTGGACCCCGGATTCGTGCGTGACTTCCAGGCGAGCACCCTCACCCGCCCGGTTCCCCCGGGGTTCTTCGCGATGGTCGTCTCCGAGAGCCGCAAGCTGCCGGCCGCCGTCTGGCGGGCGTACCTGGAGGACTCCCTCGCGGCGGAGGTCCCGACCGAGCGGGGGCCGGTCATGGCGCCGACGCTGATCCTGTGGGGGGACCGCGACGCCTACGCCCGCAGGGCCGACCAGGAGGCGCTGGCGGACGTGATCCCGGACGCCGAGCTGGTCGTCTACGAGGGGACGGGACACGTCCCGCACTGGGAGGAGCCGGCACGCGCCGCCGCCGACGTGGCGGCGTTCGCGCGACGGGTCGCCGCGGACGCGGAGCCCGCCCGGCGCCCGGTGATCGCCGGCTGA
- the hpt gene encoding hypoxanthine phosphoribosyltransferase — MSGDYGSIGRTLVSEEELQARITEIAAEVSADYEGRELLVIGVLKGAIFFIADLVRRISVPCELDFMAVSSYGSATHSSGVVRILKDLDIPIAGRHVLLVEDVIDSGLTLSYLLKNLASRKPASLEICSLLTKPGHKRLKMPTRYIGFDLPDVFVIGYGLDHAERYRELPYIAELEL; from the coding sequence ATGAGCGGCGACTACGGGTCCATCGGCCGCACCCTCGTCTCCGAGGAGGAGCTGCAGGCGCGCATCACCGAGATCGCCGCCGAGGTCTCCGCCGACTACGAGGGCCGCGAGCTGCTCGTCATCGGGGTCCTGAAGGGCGCGATCTTCTTCATCGCCGACCTCGTCCGGCGCATCAGCGTCCCGTGCGAGCTCGACTTCATGGCCGTCTCGTCGTACGGCTCCGCGACCCACTCGTCGGGCGTCGTCCGGATCCTGAAGGACCTGGACATCCCGATCGCCGGGCGCCACGTGCTCCTCGTCGAGGACGTCATCGACTCCGGTCTGACGCTCTCGTACCTGCTGAAGAACCTCGCGTCGCGCAAGCCGGCGTCGCTCGAGATCTGCTCGCTGCTGACCAAGCCGGGCCACAAGCGCCTGAAGATGCCGACCCGCTACATCGGCTTCGACCTGCCCGACGTCTTCGTCATCGGGTACGGCCTCGACCACGCGGAGCGGTACCGCGAGCTGCCCTACATCGCCGAGCTGGAGCTCTGA
- the tilS gene encoding tRNA lysidine(34) synthetase TilS: MPSSAEARVADHCRRHGLLPPGAPVLAMVSGGADSTCLMHLLTRVHDGPVGVLSVDHGLRAGSAGEADAALEAAAALGLRTHRADLAMEPGPGAPERARALRLDAAARVAAAGGYTRIATGHTASDQAETVLFRMARGAGRTGALGMAPRRGDLVRPLLPLDASETRAWCAAHGLPVAVDPTNADPAYARTRVRDGLVPALAAVHPGAERHVAAFAEVLRDEAELIAPLVDAAWDRARDGDGLRVDALLAEPAAMRRLLVRRLVAGAGLPADAAGTGPLARVLGLCGAPGVVNLPGDGRAAVARGVLVVSGPPRPAPAEADLGIPGRVRFGDVAVAARIGAAAPPAADRVAVACGRPLRVRSTRPGDRLPLRDGGHVAVGRLLADRGVPARRRPEVPVVADGDRVVWVAGHRAADDLLAPPGVRAVVLELVGA; this comes from the coding sequence GTGCCGTCGTCCGCCGAGGCCCGCGTCGCCGACCACTGCCGCCGCCACGGTCTGCTGCCGCCGGGCGCGCCCGTGCTGGCGATGGTCTCCGGCGGCGCCGACTCGACCTGCCTGATGCACCTGCTGACCCGGGTCCACGACGGACCCGTCGGCGTGCTGAGCGTCGACCACGGCCTGCGTGCGGGTTCCGCCGGCGAGGCCGACGCCGCCCTCGAGGCCGCCGCGGCGCTCGGCCTGCGGACCCACCGGGCCGATCTCGCGATGGAGCCGGGGCCCGGTGCGCCGGAGCGGGCCCGGGCGCTGCGCCTCGACGCCGCCGCGCGCGTCGCCGCCGCGGGCGGGTACACGCGGATCGCGACGGGCCACACGGCCTCCGACCAGGCCGAGACGGTCCTCTTCCGGATGGCCCGCGGCGCGGGGCGGACGGGCGCCCTCGGCATGGCGCCCCGCCGCGGCGACCTGGTGCGGCCGCTGCTGCCGCTCGACGCCTCCGAGACGCGCGCCTGGTGCGCCGCCCACGGCCTGCCGGTCGCCGTCGACCCCACCAACGCGGACCCGGCGTATGCCCGCACCCGGGTGCGCGACGGCCTCGTGCCCGCGCTCGCCGCGGTCCACCCCGGCGCCGAGCGCCACGTGGCGGCGTTCGCCGAGGTGCTGCGCGACGAGGCCGAGCTGATCGCCCCCCTGGTCGACGCGGCGTGGGACCGCGCCCGCGACGGCGACGGGCTGCGCGTGGACGCCCTCCTCGCCGAGCCCGCCGCGATGCGCCGCCTGCTGGTCCGCCGCCTCGTCGCCGGGGCGGGGCTGCCCGCCGACGCGGCGGGCACCGGCCCGCTCGCGCGGGTGCTCGGACTCTGCGGGGCGCCCGGCGTGGTCAACCTGCCGGGTGATGGGCGCGCCGCCGTCGCACGGGGCGTGCTGGTGGTCAGCGGCCCCCCTCGCCCGGCGCCGGCCGAGGCCGACCTCGGGATCCCGGGTCGCGTCCGGTTCGGGGACGTCGCCGTCGCCGCCCGCATCGGCGCCGCCGCGCCGCCCGCGGCGGACCGGGTGGCCGTCGCCTGCGGACGCCCCCTGCGGGTGCGGTCGACGCGGCCCGGCGACCGCCTGCCCCTGCGCGACGGGGGTCACGTGGCGGTCGGGCGCCTGCTCGCCGACCGCGGCGTCCCGGCGCGCCGGCGTCCCGAGGTGCCCGTCGTGGCCGACGGCGACCGCGTCGTCTGGGTCGCCGGCCACCGCGCCGCCGACGACCTGCTCGCCCCTCCCGGCGTCCGCGCCGTCGTGCTCGAGCTGGTGGGCGCATGA
- a CDS encoding TlpA family protein disulfide reductase, translated as MTRRALALLAVVAAALVVAGCGGGGLGGDAIQTVQTAPDRDPAPEISVPALDGGGTVTLDDRDRPVILNFWASWCEPCTREMPALVEFATVHPELDVVGIAVNDRPADSRRFAEEIGIPFELGVDRSGDVAADFNVQGLPVTVVIDAEGRVASVFPGEIDREQLDAFAQQLGT; from the coding sequence ATGACACGCCGTGCGCTCGCCCTCCTGGCCGTCGTCGCGGCGGCCCTCGTCGTCGCGGGGTGCGGCGGCGGAGGGCTCGGCGGGGACGCGATCCAGACGGTGCAGACGGCGCCCGACCGCGACCCGGCCCCCGAGATCTCCGTGCCGGCCCTCGACGGCGGCGGCACGGTGACGCTCGACGACCGCGACCGGCCGGTGATCCTCAATTTCTGGGCCTCGTGGTGCGAGCCGTGCACCCGCGAGATGCCCGCCCTCGTGGAGTTCGCGACCGTCCACCCGGAGCTCGACGTCGTCGGCATCGCGGTGAACGACCGCCCGGCCGACAGCCGCCGCTTCGCCGAGGAGATCGGCATCCCGTTCGAGCTCGGCGTCGACCGCAGCGGCGACGTCGCCGCCGACTTCAACGTGCAGGGCCTGCCCGTCACGGTCGTGATCGACGCGGAGGGGCGTGTCGCCTCGGTGTTCCCCGGCGAGATCGACCGCGAGCAGCTCGACGCCTTCGCGCAGCAGCTCGGGACCTGA
- a CDS encoding phosphatase PAP2 family protein, translating into MRTLTRIDRRLGAGVRRASAATPGAPAAARALAAGMSPAFRVVVAAMVLRRPTRAAGLRALAAGAGASLVARALRDRLGRRRPGARADGGFPSRHAAASVAIAAAAGRDHARIGSGLAVATAAGLLARVADAEHEPADIVAGAALGLLAAHLVERIAPAG; encoded by the coding sequence ATGCGGACACTCACCCGAATCGACCGCCGCCTCGGGGCGGGGGTCCGCCGCGCGAGCGCCGCGACCCCCGGCGCGCCGGCCGCCGCCCGCGCCCTCGCCGCCGGCATGAGCCCGGCCTTCCGGGTCGTGGTCGCCGCCATGGTCCTGCGCCGCCCGACGCGCGCGGCGGGGCTGCGCGCCCTGGCCGCGGGAGCCGGGGCGAGCCTCGTGGCCCGGGCCCTGCGCGACCGCCTCGGCCGCCGGCGTCCGGGGGCGCGGGCCGACGGGGGGTTCCCGAGCCGCCACGCCGCGGCGTCGGTCGCCATCGCCGCGGCCGCCGGCCGCGACCACGCGCGCATCGGGTCGGGCCTCGCCGTCGCGACGGCCGCCGGGCTGCTGGCGCGGGTCGCCGACGCCGAGCACGAGCCGGCCGACATCGTGGCGGGGGCCGCCCTCGGGCTGCTCGCGGCGCACCTGGTGGAGCGGATCGCGCCCGCGGGATAG
- a CDS encoding DUF4383 domain-containing protein — MATAPPTTAARARAVTGVARGISGIAFTLGLLGVLNTGLDDVGSDSAQTLFVFLVHPITALAWLVIGLVGIAMATRTCSARRFLAVTGPLLIVWALLALAVGDGATQVLTRDPEVVVMHLAGGLLALAAAFAPLPPALVRLLDREPGDDPGAAPRET, encoded by the coding sequence ATGGCCACGGCCCCGCCGACCACCGCCGCCCGCGCCCGCGCCGTCACCGGGGTCGCCCGGGGCATCTCGGGGATCGCGTTCACCCTCGGCCTGCTCGGGGTCCTCAACACCGGCCTCGACGACGTCGGCAGCGACAGCGCCCAGACGCTGTTCGTCTTCCTGGTGCACCCGATCACGGCACTCGCCTGGCTCGTCATCGGCCTCGTCGGCATCGCCATGGCGACGCGCACGTGCTCCGCGCGCCGGTTCCTGGCGGTCACCGGGCCCCTCCTCATCGTGTGGGCCCTGCTGGCGCTGGCCGTCGGCGACGGGGCCACCCAGGTGCTGACCCGGGACCCCGAGGTCGTCGTCATGCACCTCGCGGGCGGCCTGCTGGCGCTCGCCGCGGCCTTCGCCCCCCTCCCGCCCGCGCTGGTGCGCCTGCTCGACCGTGAACCCGGGGACGACCCGGGGGCCGCGCCCCGCGAGACCTAG
- a CDS encoding GGDEF domain-containing protein gives MSRPDPAEGTPIHRLLDDREGLPHADGAARRRHALLVVATLVPTVLILAGSVSAWPLYALPIALSLPLGGPRAMAAAGAVASLTVAYASGRPGADGAAMALGVAAFLVTGLAIGAGHRAQERDARRIANLSLIDRLTGVHNYAFFADALPRECRRAERYGLPLSLVVLDLDRFKAFNDRHGHDAGNRLLTAVGEAIRASSRASDIAARFGGEEFALIVPGPAEEALEAAERIRAAVSRVSVLVAGGESAGTTISAGVADFQNGDGDDGTRMLDQADKALYHSKASGRDRVSLFAPEHRWAAAS, from the coding sequence GTGTCGCGCCCGGATCCCGCGGAAGGCACGCCGATACACCGACTGCTCGACGATCGCGAGGGACTGCCCCACGCCGACGGTGCCGCGCGCAGGCGTCACGCGCTCCTGGTCGTCGCGACCCTCGTCCCGACCGTCCTGATCCTCGCGGGCTCCGTCTCGGCGTGGCCCCTCTACGCCCTGCCGATCGCGTTGTCGCTGCCCCTCGGCGGGCCCCGCGCCATGGCCGCCGCCGGCGCCGTGGCGAGCCTGACCGTCGCGTACGCCTCGGGGCGGCCGGGCGCGGACGGCGCGGCGATGGCACTCGGCGTCGCCGCCTTCCTGGTGACGGGCCTCGCGATCGGCGCGGGCCACCGGGCGCAGGAGCGCGATGCGCGGCGGATCGCGAACCTGTCGCTGATCGACCGGCTCACCGGCGTCCACAACTACGCCTTCTTCGCCGACGCCCTCCCGCGCGAGTGCCGCCGGGCCGAGCGGTACGGGCTCCCCCTGTCGCTGGTGGTGCTCGACCTGGACCGGTTCAAGGCCTTCAACGACCGCCACGGGCACGACGCCGGCAACCGCCTGCTGACCGCGGTCGGCGAGGCGATCCGCGCCAGCTCCCGCGCGTCCGACATCGCGGCGCGCTTCGGCGGCGAGGAGTTCGCGCTGATCGTCCCGGGTCCGGCGGAGGAGGCACTCGAGGCGGCGGAGCGGATCCGCGCCGCGGTCTCCCGGGTCTCGGTGCTGGTCGCCGGCGGCGAGTCGGCGGGCACCACGATCTCGGCGGGGGTCGCCGACTTCCAGAACGGCGACGGCGACGACGGCACGCGGATGCTCGACCAGGCCGACAAGGCGCTCTACCACTCGAAGGCCTCCGGCCGGGACCGCGTCAGCCTCTTCGCCCCCGAGCACCGCTGGGCGGCCGCCTCCTAG